A stretch of Miscanthus floridulus cultivar M001 chromosome 13, ASM1932011v1, whole genome shotgun sequence DNA encodes these proteins:
- the LOC136500473 gene encoding 4-coumarate--CoA ligase 1-like isoform X1 translates to MESTEEQQQPVAVVEEASPEIIFRSKLPDIAINNTLPLHRYCFERHPEVADRPCLIDGATGAVLTYAEVDRLTRRLAAALRRAPLGLGRGAVVMNLMLNSAEFVLSFFAASRVGAAVTTANPMSTPHEIANQIAASGATVVFTEYMAVDKLPVKADGGLTVVLIDARRDGCLHFWDDVMASVPDEEVDDEDQEEAEAAAGFDPDDVVALPYSSGTTGLPKGVMLTHRSLSTSVAQQVDGDNPNIGFTADDVILCSLPMFHIYSLNTIMMCGLRVGAAIVVMRRFDLARMMQLVERHRITIAPLVPPIVVAVAKSDEAASHDLSSVRMVLSGAAPMGKDIEDAFMAKLPGAVLGQGYGMTEAGPVLSMCLAFAKEPFKVKSGACGTVVRNAELKIVDPDTGKSLGRNLPGEICIRGQQIMKGYLNNPEATKNSIDADGWLHTGDVGFVDDDDEIFIVDRLKEIIKYKGLQVAPAELEALLITHPSIADAAVVGKQVEPEIGEIPVAFVAKAKGTELSEDDVKQFVAKEVIYYKKVREVIFVDKIPKAPSGKILRKELRKQLQQ, encoded by the exons ATGGAGTccaccgaggagcagcagcagccggtggCCGTCGTGGAGGAGGCCTCGCCGGAGATCATCTTCCGGTCCAAACTCCCtgacatcgccatcaacaacaccCTCCCGCTGCATCGCTACTGCTTCGAGCGCCACCCCGAGGTGGCCGACCGCCCCTGCCTCATCGACGGCGCGACGGGCGCCGTGCTCACCTACGCCGAGGTGGACCGCCTGACCCGGCGCCTGGCCGCGGCGCTCCGACGTGCGCCGCTGGGGCTGGGCCGCGGCGCGGTGGTGATGAACCTCATGCTCAACTCGGCCGAGTTCGTGCTCTCCTTCTTCGCCGCGTCCCGCGTGGGCGCCGCGGTCACCACCGCCAACCCCATGTCCACGCCGCACGAGATCGCCAACCAGATCGCGGCCTCCGGCGCCACCGTCGTGTTCACGGAGTACATGGCCGTGGACAAGCTCCCCGTCAAGGCCGACGGCGGACTCACGGTCGTCCTCATCGACGCGCGCCGCGACGGGTGCCTCCACTTCTGGGACGACGTCATGGCCAGCGTCCCCGACGAAGAGGTCGACGACGAGGACCAAGAAGAAGCAGAAGCGGCGGCGGGCTTCGACCCCGACGACGTGGTGGCGCTGCCCTACTCGTCCGGCACGACGGGGCTCCCCAAGGGCGTGATGCTGACGCACCGGAGCCTGAGCACCAGCGTGGCGCAGCAGGTGGACGGCGACAACCCCAACATAGGCTTCACCGCGGACGACGTAATCCTGTGCTCGCTGCCCATGTTCCACATCTACTCGCTCAACACCATCATGATGTGCGGCCTCCGCGTCGGCGCCGCCATCGTGGTCATGCGCCGCTTCGACCTCGCCAGGATGATGCAGCTCGTGGAGCGCCACCGGATCACCATCGCCCCGCTGGTGCCGCCCATCGTGGTCGCCGTGGCCAAGAGCGACGAGGCAGCGTCCCACGACCTGTCGTCCGTCAGGATGGTGCTCTCCGGCGCCGCGCCCATGGGGAAGGACATCGAGGACGCCTTCATGGCCAAGCTCCCCGGCGCCGTGCTCGGACAG GGGTACGGCATGACGGAGGCCGGGCCGGTGCTGTCCATGTGCCTGGCGTTCGCCAAGGAGCCCTTCAAGGTGAAGTCCGGCGCGTGCGGCACGGTGGTGCGCAACGCCGAGCTCAAGATCGTCGACCCGGACACCGGTAAGTCTCTCGGCCGGAACCTCCCCGGAGAGATCTGCATCAGGGGCCAGCAGATCATGAAAG GTTACCTGAACAACCCGGAGGCGACGAAGAATAGCATCGACGCCGACGGGTGGCTGCACACTGGCGACGTCGGCTttgtggacgacgacgacgagatcTTCATCGTGGACAGGCTTAAGGAGATCATCAAGTACAAGGGCCTCCAGGTGGCCCCCGCAGAGCTAGAGGCCCTGCTCATCACCCACCCAAGCATCGCCGATGCCGCTGTCGTCGG GAAACAAGTCGAGCCAGAAATCGGGGAAATCCCAGTCGCCTTTGTGGCCAAGGCCAAAGGGACCGAGCTCAGCGAAGATGACGTGAAACAATTTGTGGCCAAGGAG GTGATCTACTACAAGAAGGTCCGTGAAGTGATCTTCGTGGACAAGATCCCCAAGGCTCCATCGGGCAAGATATTGCGCAAGGAGCTAAGGAAGCAGCTTCAGCAGTAG
- the LOC136500473 gene encoding 4-coumarate--CoA ligase 1-like isoform X2 — protein sequence MESTEEQQQPVAVVEEASPEIIFRSKLPDIAINNTLPLHRYCFERHPEVADRPCLIDGATGAVLTYAEVDRLTRRLAAALRRAPLGLGRGAVVMNLMLNSAEFVLSFFAASRVGAAVTTANPMSTPHEIANQIAASGATVVFTEYMAVDKLPVKADGGLTVVLIDARRDGCLHFWDDVMASVPDEEVDDEDQEEAEAAAGFDPDDVVALPYSSGTTGLPKGVMLTHRSLSTSVAQQVDGDNPNIGFTADDVILCSLPMFHIYSLNTIMMCGLRVGAAIVVMRRFDLARMMQLVERHRITIAPLVPPIVVAVAKSDEAASHDLSSVRMVLSGAAPMGKDIEDAFMAKLPGAVLGQGYGMTEAGPVLSMCLAFAKEPFKVKSGACGTVVRNAELKIVDPDTGYLNNPEATKNSIDADGWLHTGDVGFVDDDDEIFIVDRLKEIIKYKGLQVAPAELEALLITHPSIADAAVVGKQVEPEIGEIPVAFVAKAKGTELSEDDVKQFVAKEVIYYKKVREVIFVDKIPKAPSGKILRKELRKQLQQ from the exons ATGGAGTccaccgaggagcagcagcagccggtggCCGTCGTGGAGGAGGCCTCGCCGGAGATCATCTTCCGGTCCAAACTCCCtgacatcgccatcaacaacaccCTCCCGCTGCATCGCTACTGCTTCGAGCGCCACCCCGAGGTGGCCGACCGCCCCTGCCTCATCGACGGCGCGACGGGCGCCGTGCTCACCTACGCCGAGGTGGACCGCCTGACCCGGCGCCTGGCCGCGGCGCTCCGACGTGCGCCGCTGGGGCTGGGCCGCGGCGCGGTGGTGATGAACCTCATGCTCAACTCGGCCGAGTTCGTGCTCTCCTTCTTCGCCGCGTCCCGCGTGGGCGCCGCGGTCACCACCGCCAACCCCATGTCCACGCCGCACGAGATCGCCAACCAGATCGCGGCCTCCGGCGCCACCGTCGTGTTCACGGAGTACATGGCCGTGGACAAGCTCCCCGTCAAGGCCGACGGCGGACTCACGGTCGTCCTCATCGACGCGCGCCGCGACGGGTGCCTCCACTTCTGGGACGACGTCATGGCCAGCGTCCCCGACGAAGAGGTCGACGACGAGGACCAAGAAGAAGCAGAAGCGGCGGCGGGCTTCGACCCCGACGACGTGGTGGCGCTGCCCTACTCGTCCGGCACGACGGGGCTCCCCAAGGGCGTGATGCTGACGCACCGGAGCCTGAGCACCAGCGTGGCGCAGCAGGTGGACGGCGACAACCCCAACATAGGCTTCACCGCGGACGACGTAATCCTGTGCTCGCTGCCCATGTTCCACATCTACTCGCTCAACACCATCATGATGTGCGGCCTCCGCGTCGGCGCCGCCATCGTGGTCATGCGCCGCTTCGACCTCGCCAGGATGATGCAGCTCGTGGAGCGCCACCGGATCACCATCGCCCCGCTGGTGCCGCCCATCGTGGTCGCCGTGGCCAAGAGCGACGAGGCAGCGTCCCACGACCTGTCGTCCGTCAGGATGGTGCTCTCCGGCGCCGCGCCCATGGGGAAGGACATCGAGGACGCCTTCATGGCCAAGCTCCCCGGCGCCGTGCTCGGACAG GGGTACGGCATGACGGAGGCCGGGCCGGTGCTGTCCATGTGCCTGGCGTTCGCCAAGGAGCCCTTCAAGGTGAAGTCCGGCGCGTGCGGCACGGTGGTGCGCAACGCCGAGCTCAAGATCGTCGACCCGGACACCG GTTACCTGAACAACCCGGAGGCGACGAAGAATAGCATCGACGCCGACGGGTGGCTGCACACTGGCGACGTCGGCTttgtggacgacgacgacgagatcTTCATCGTGGACAGGCTTAAGGAGATCATCAAGTACAAGGGCCTCCAGGTGGCCCCCGCAGAGCTAGAGGCCCTGCTCATCACCCACCCAAGCATCGCCGATGCCGCTGTCGTCGG GAAACAAGTCGAGCCAGAAATCGGGGAAATCCCAGTCGCCTTTGTGGCCAAGGCCAAAGGGACCGAGCTCAGCGAAGATGACGTGAAACAATTTGTGGCCAAGGAG GTGATCTACTACAAGAAGGTCCGTGAAGTGATCTTCGTGGACAAGATCCCCAAGGCTCCATCGGGCAAGATATTGCGCAAGGAGCTAAGGAAGCAGCTTCAGCAGTAG